The sequence CTTCCCGCTGATGGCGGCGGTCCAGGCCATGTGCGCGAACCTCGGCCGCGTCACCGGCAAAGGGTTGGCCGCCAACATCAAGGACGCCTTTCCGCCGAGCGTGCTCAGAGGCGTCGTGCTGCTGCTGCTGATCGCCAACATGCTGAATATTGCCGCCGACGTCGCCGCGATGGGCGAAGTGGCCGAGCTGGTAAGCGGTATCGATCGCCACCTGATGACGGCCTGCTTCGTGTTCGGCACCCTGCTGCTGCAAGTCTTCGTGCCGTACCACCGCTACGTGTTCTTTCTGAAATGGCTGACGCTGTCGCTACTCGCGTATGCCGCGGTGCTTTTCACGGTTCACGTGCCGTGGCGCGACGTGGCGCTGCGCACGCTATGGCCGCATCTGACACTGAACGGCAACGCGGCCGCGATGGTGGTCGGCGTGTTCGGCACCACCATCAGCCCTTACCTCTTCTTCTGGCAGGCGTCCGAAGAAGTGGAGGACATGCACGCCCACGGCGGCGGCGTCGCGCTCACCGCGGACGCGCGTGCGGCGATCCCCGAGCTGCGCCGCATTCGCTGGGACACATGGAGCGGTATGTTCTATTCCGACCTGACGGCCTTCTTCATCATGCTGGCGACCGCCGTCACGCTGCATCCAGCCGGAGTGACCGATATCAACACGGCGGCGCAGGCAGCGAGCGCGTTACGCCCGCTTGCTGGCCATTTCGCCTCGCTGCTGTTCGCGGCGGGCATTCTCGGCGTGGGCCTGATCGGTGTGCCGGTGCTGGCGGGCTCCGGCGCTTATGCGCTGGCGGAATCGATGAGCTGGCACGAAGGACTCGAACGCAAACTGCGCGACGCGCGTGGCTTCTATGCCGTCATCGGTGTCAGTGTGCTCGCCGCGCTGGCGCTCCAGTACTCGCCGATCAGTCCGATGAAGGCGCTGTTCTGGAGTGCGGTCATCAACGGCGCGGTGGCGGTGCCCTTGATGGTCGTCATCATGATTCTCGTGTCCAGAAAATCCGTGATGGGGGCGTTCACGGCGAGCCGTTCAATGCTGGCACTCGGTTCGATTGCCACGCTGATAATGGGCGTGGCCGCCGTGCTGATGTTGCTGCCGGGCTAGCTCCGGCAGGACGACAGCGGCCGGGTGATCCGCCATCGGAGAGAGCCCGGCGAGCAGCGGCGCACCCGGTTCACACAGCGCTGCCGGCCGCCAGTTCGACGATGTCGGCGGTGATTTCGTCCTGGCGGACCTGCCGGTACTGTTGCGTCAGCGTGTCGAGCGTCTCTTTCACGTTGGCGCGCGCGGCCAGCATCGCCCGCACCCGCGCCTCGTTTTCCGCGGCGAACGAGAGCATCAGCGCCTCGCACAATTCGACATACACGTAAGCTTCGACCAGTCCCGCGAGGAGCGGCCCGGCGGGCAGTGTCAGTAACGGCGGTTGGCCGTGCCGCGCGAGTTCGAAACGCGAGAAGTCGAACGGAATCAGACGGCGCTCCACGACCTCGTTATGCGACGCAATGCCGGGCACGGCATGCACGATGCGCACGCCGGAGACCGGCCGCCCCGCGAGCCGCAGGTAAAGCGCGTCGGTCACGCGGCTGGCGAGCGCGGACACGTCGTCGGCATGAGAAGCCCCTGGCGAGCACCATGCGACCGTCACGCCGCGCTCGTGCGCCGCGATCTCGCCGCGTGATCCCACCAGCAGGAGCTCGCACTCCGTCGAGGACTCGCGGGCTAGCGCGTGCGCCAGAATCTGCTCGTTGAAGGCACCCACGAAACCCTGCTCCGCACACAGCGCGATGTCGATCTGCACGCCTCGCGCCGGCGACTCCGCCGTGGGCTGCGTGCCGTGTGCGAGGACGGCGCCGATCGCGGCGCCGACCGTCGCGGCCGACGAACGGATGCCGGGCAGCCGCCCTTGCGCTTCGCGTGAACGCGCCGCCGCGATGCCGCGCATCGCCCCGATCACGGCATCGAGTTGATGTGCGGTACGCGTGCGCGACTCGATTTCGGCGAGCTTGCCGCTCATCGCGCGGTATCCGTGACGGACCCGCGGCCCGCGGCGGGGAGCGTCAACAGGTCGACGAGTTCGCGCACCATGGCGATCAACGCGGCCTGAGCATCCGGTGTCAACGGTGTCAACGATGCCAACGGCAGCGGCTCGCCCGCATCCGTCGCAGCGGCTTGCGCATCCGTCGCCCCGGCTTGCGCGAGCCGGCCGCGCGCCCGCGCGGCGAGTTCGCTTCGCACCAGGGCGGCGATCGCGGCTGGCTGCGCATCGAAAACACCCGCCGCCAGGGCGGCGAGCAAGGCGATTTCGTCGACGGTACGCAACGCGCTGAAACGCGGCTGCGCGATCAGCGCCCGGATGCGTTCACCGCGGGCGATTTTCCGCGCGACGTGCGCGTCGGTCAGGCCGCCGAAGCGGCTGAACATCTCGAGTTCGAGAAACTGCGCATAGTCGAGACGCAAGCGCCCGGACACCTCGCGCAAAGCCGGATGCTGCGCCTTACCGCCGACCCGGCTCACGCTCAGACCAATATCCACGGCGGGCCGCTGATTCGCGGCGAACAGCGCGGTGTCCAGCACGATCTGGCCGTCCGTGATCGAAATCAGATTGGTCGGAATGTACGCTGAGAGATTGCCCGCGTCGGTCTCCGCGATCGGCAGCGCGGTGAGCGAACCGCCGCCCAGTTTCGCCGACAGCCGTGCGGCACGCTCGAGCAGCCGGGCGTGCACGTAAAAGATATCGCCCGGATAGGCCTCGCGCCCCGGCGGTTCGCGCGTGAGCAGCGCCAGCTCGCGATGGGTCGCGGCATGTTTGGTGAGATCGTCGATGACGACCAGCGCATGCTGGCCGCGATCGCGGAAGTACTCGGCGATCGTGAAGCCCGCGAACGGCGCGATCCATTGCAGCCCCGGCG is a genomic window of Paraburkholderia bryophila containing:
- a CDS encoding NRAMP family divalent metal transporter — translated: MDVGGGSYAGYFRTLFSRLKEHPLARVGPGLITGVADDDPSGIATYSQAGAQFGLNMLWTMPLAFPLMAAVQAMCANLGRVTGKGLAANIKDAFPPSVLRGVVLLLLIANMLNIAADVAAMGEVAELVSGIDRHLMTACFVFGTLLLQVFVPYHRYVFFLKWLTLSLLAYAAVLFTVHVPWRDVALRTLWPHLTLNGNAAAMVVGVFGTTISPYLFFWQASEEVEDMHAHGGGVALTADARAAIPELRRIRWDTWSGMFYSDLTAFFIMLATAVTLHPAGVTDINTAAQAASALRPLAGHFASLLFAAGILGVGLIGVPVLAGSGAYALAESMSWHEGLERKLRDARGFYAVIGVSVLAALALQYSPISPMKALFWSAVINGAVAVPLMVVIMILVSRKSVMGAFTASRSMLALGSIATLIMGVAAVLMLLPG
- a CDS encoding F0F1 ATP synthase subunit gamma; its protein translation is MSGKLAEIESRTRTAHQLDAVIGAMRGIAAARSREAQGRLPGIRSSAATVGAAIGAVLAHGTQPTAESPARGVQIDIALCAEQGFVGAFNEQILAHALARESSTECELLLVGSRGEIAAHERGVTVAWCSPGASHADDVSALASRVTDALYLRLAGRPVSGVRIVHAVPGIASHNEVVERRLIPFDFSRFELARHGQPPLLTLPAGPLLAGLVEAYVYVELCEALMLSFAAENEARVRAMLAARANVKETLDTLTQQYRQVRQDEITADIVELAAGSAV
- a CDS encoding F0F1 ATP synthase subunit alpha; this encodes MTDDPWLVRQRATLAHTPVAAQAQTLGRVERVGDGIAFVSGLPDAALNELLRFENGATGFAHTLDADEISVVLLDDGRAVEAGARVTRTGTVLEVPVGEGLLGRVIDPLGRPLDRDEPIVATLRLPAERPAPSIIERELVSEPVETGVLLVDALFAIGRGQRELIIGDRATGKTALAVDAIVNQKHSDMICVYVAIGQRTTAVQRVIESVRQYGAPERCIFVVAAAASAPGLQWIAPFAGFTIAEYFRDRGQHALVVIDDLTKHAATHRELALLTREPPGREAYPGDIFYVHARLLERAARLSAKLGGGSLTALPIAETDAGNLSAYIPTNLISITDGQIVLDTALFAANQRPAVDIGLSVSRVGGKAQHPALREVSGRLRLDYAQFLELEMFSRFGGLTDAHVARKIARGERIRALIAQPRFSALRTVDEIALLAALAAGVFDAQPAAIAALVRSELAARARGRLAQAGATDAQAAATDAGEPLPLASLTPLTPDAQAALIAMVRELVDLLTLPAAGRGSVTDTAR